The DNA sequence ATTTGCATTCGGACGCACAGTGAGCTCATAACTACAAAAATCCGGTTTCCAATCTAATAGATCTCGTACTTTATCAAACAGGACTTCAGGCTGCAGAAGCGCAGAGCAGACACCCGGAACAGAACGAGAACTGAAAAGTGCGGGTGACACGCCTGCCGAGTCGATTTTTGGTTACCTAATCCTTTCTTCACTCGGTGAACCTGAGTAAAAATCAAAGAAGAGGATTTAAGTGGCCGTAtctctaccaaacagacctatgggcaagtgagaaatatgggatgtgctcgttagttctctttgcgtaagagtgaatgagaatcataaagcgccagtgacgacAGCGGCAACGAACGAGCGCCGGCAGGTCAACGGGGAGATCGTTGGAGGGAGtccttaactcatgagccctgtccacaaggctctcttgctatgcccgcggctcatgagttccgcattcagttggcacataggtctctttgatagaatgaaatatcccgcttttccaattctacaaaaggaatcacgcccacttttacattgcttcttatgcagcttcgacgagcacaccccatatttctcacctccacataggtctgttcggtagaaatacgtccaagtgaaTGAAAAATGACCGCTCTCGACCGACTGAGCACTGGGAATaatttcatgagcgccgccggccgcggcgcactatggtccaaaactcaaggataggaagaaataagtcggataatgactgaaagatcacgaaagtttcgtaattGCTGTTTTTGTGAGTCGCTAATtacgaatttgatgtcaaattgccgacattttaacaccctgatcTATTAATTGtaggcaagtttatggcacgctgcggcgcggcgtgctgccgcgCGCTgcacactgacgcctacaaacctaaagggatacttcaagcattgcgcaatgcgtgaagtagccctttaggtttgtaggcgtcagtgtgcAGCGCGTGGCAGCACGCCGGCGCGGCTGTTAATTGACTATCGCAACcccccgtttcaaccaataagatcgctacGATTTCCTTTgtctctttgtccatcgctttgtctaactTCAGCAATCAGCCCGTTCCTCTCCTCTATTTCCATGcctatttttttccaagaagaAATGCTACCTCAATAAAATCCAGTTGAATTACCccgacaatttaaaaagattttaTGTTTTAGCTGAGTTGGAGTCGTGACAAGATGGGCTACTCGCAAGCGGCTACTGATGAAGATTCGAACaagaaaaatcctgaaaatggTGAGGATTACGAGCCGTACGATCATGAACCCCCCGGTAAAACTGCCTCGTAAGTATTTTCAAAGTGTTAGGACGGTTAAAGGAAGACACGGAGATCTGTTTGTAATAATCGGTAAATAGTTATCGCAGTAATTTTAAGGTCATTTTAGGTTGGTTCAGAGATTTTTGAGTAAAtggagtgattttttttttttttcttttaactgcACGGATTTTATTTTGATGCAAAGATACGTTCAGCTCGCAAATGGCTTCAAAGTATACAGAAGAGTAATTTAACTCTTGGAAATTCTATCGACGCTTTATGTAAAATTATGCGTTTTGGCTAATATTAGCtaatttatataatttcaatCACACGTATGCTAATCATAACATCCATAATAAGACACTTTCATATTCAAATAACAAGAGACcgctaaaaaaaataatatgtcgtctcagcatctaggatgtcaaaaatatgtCTGGTTATCcgaagatgctgcctttactgcccccgcagttaattaTACATtctgtgaatgcaaatttaacTGCGTGGGCAGTCAAGGCAACaacttgggatcaccagacacattttcgaCATCCTAGTTGCTAAAGCAgtgtaccatttttttcagcacGGAATAACGCATGGATCAATTTGAAACGTTGCAACACTCAcgtaactttttaaatttttaaatgaaactgtAGGACCATCATTCCGTGAAAATTCacgacatttttcttttttacgtaGATGAAAATAACCACAACTTTGAAACAACGAAACTGTTTCCCTTTTTTGTTGTGCATAATCCTGCAATAACTGCGCATAATCGTCAATTACGGATTGAATATATATAATCTTTGACCACTCTAGTTATTTATGatctgattttgattttttagctTGATACTTATATGTGTAAAATATCAAATAAATAGATATAAATCACATTTTACCTATGGGCATTAGCCAGAGATTACTGAAACAGAGTCACAAACAATGTATCAAGTACGAAATAActatttttttgataattcaaCAGGTACTTTGAGGCTCTGCTCATTTTGATAAAAGCCAGTGTAGGGACTGGCGTCCTGGGCATGCCAAGGGCTTTTTACAACGCGGGATATATTCTTGGATTTATGGGAACCGTTTTTGCTGGAATTTTAAGCACCGTCACCGTTCATTTGATCGTAAGTTCGTAGAAATGTATTATTACAAGAATTAGGTGTTTCATTGAACGCTGAggcatattgacggtgaaactaccaaaccacgtatctcgtttgctgtgttaaaaaatctctgctttagttgaatttctttgaggAGGACAAATAAATATCACATTTTGAATGTTTCCACAGAGTTTtattcgcacagagaagaaacaaTAGCAGTGACTTTCAACACAATGTGCTGATGAAGCGTGCTCGTGTATATCAACATgagtagttttcatttacagagattttatTGTAAGGAAGTAGAAAATGAAGGGAATGCGCGATCTACGACaactctgccttgctaaggaataacgccatATGATCATTTTGAATGTCacaaaattttccctgaaaaaacatgtattttggaggaaaattctgcatatttttccttgaaattttcagatgttgtaGATTGCATCGCGAAcccaattatctgaaaaattggtaaacaaatattttcaactttctcaATAAAGTCGTATTTCATCAAATAATGTTGGGCAACTTCTaaaggttcattcggcgtttttccttagcccgggaGCTGATGTCAAATTGTCCATACGAAGGTATACCAAAAAGTAAGttcctctattttatttttcagaaattatcgTAGATGAAGCTGTGAAAACGATTTTGTAAACCATACCCTCAGCTTTAAAACGAGCgaaagtttttaaaacttgGTCAACGTGTTGCTAACATTACTAACTTTTCCTGAGCGCATCATCCTCTCTCGGCGCGGGTCTTATTATGTCCACTCCTGAGTAAGCGCATTGAAGGTAAATGCTCGTCGCTCTTCTCATAAGCGCGGATCTCCGATACCTGCGTTATTGCTAATGTGCATGCCTCTTGGTGTTGGCACGATACATTTCCTGATAAAAATAAGATTGCCCAAGCCATCATGAATGGACCATTCGCTTGCATCTTTGTTGCAATCAAATCAGGGTGTTTACATGTGGTCATTAATCATGAATTTACAAGTGTCTAATGTTTCTGATGGCTCTGTGTTCAACAAAGAAAAGTGGAAGTAAGCATTTCCAAACATTACCAACATTAAAACTGATTATTTTTGCGTGCGGGAATATGAAATGCATCACAGGTACGCTCACGAATCGGACACACAGAGACATCGAAAATTCGGACCCGCGGCGAGAGGGTGGTGGGCTCAGAAAAAGTTAGCTATCTCAAATGTGTGgaccaaattttaaaaacttcaacttATTCCGAATTATACTATTTTACCGAAATATTACTTTATGTGGTATActttttgagaaataaaataggGAAACCTACTTTGGGGTATACCCtcagggatttttttaaaagatcgaATCGATTCTGGCACGCTGATCTTTTGACAGGATTGATTCTCTTCCCTTTGAAGCGGATTTAAAGAATCagttattttcaataaattttgcgTTTCAATAAGATAATTTGGCTTATGATTTGGGAGAGAGGAAGGCACTCACGATTCATACCAAATATTCCTTTCTTTCTCACGAGAGATCTCAAACTGTCAAACTCTTTCGATTCGAAAGAGATTCAATTGGATCGTCTTATGATAATTTGAGTTACCTACCTGAttggttaatattgaaattttagctTGGCAGAAAAAACATATTAGTCTCCAGTCAGATTAGCCTACAAACGACTTTTTAACATTCTAAATTCTCTCCTCTTGCGATGATTTCATTTCATGGTCGTTGTGGTTGAATCTTTAAAAGTTACCATCAATTTACTGGGTGGATGCACATTACTAttattcttcatttattttcagtCAGCTAGTGAACATGAACTATGCAGACGGAAACGAATCCCACAAATGAGTTACCCAGAAACTGTAGAGGCCGCATTTGAACATGGCCCTGGGAATTCTAAACGGTTTAAAAACACGGCAAGGTAtaacatttttcaatcaaaatattCATCGTAGGTTCAGCTCAAAGTGTTGATGGCCTAAAAGTAATCCGCCGTTGTAAAACTCCGcttacataattttaaaaagaacgtTTGAAAAATGTTGTTGGAAGTCATGGGTCATGTGCGGATTCCTATGCCCCTGTGATTGACCTAGGTACTAAACCACGAATGAGAAGTTGTAAATTATCCATTGAATATTCACCAATCACTGTTAGAAAATGATCACCTTATTGTGGCGAATTTTTATGCGTATCGCTAGCGTGCTGTTAATCAAATTTGAGATTTCCctgaaagtaataaaaaaaatttcctagcAAACTTGTTATCAGTCGTGAAACATTGCATTTGAGACGGAATACTgataaaattaactaaaaaagCAAGATCTAAGCAGAATGTCGTTCGAGACTCTGAGAGGGAGAGACTGTTTTCCTTTCAACGTTACTTTTTGTTCTTCTCAATATTTGACCACAAGATCTCATTTTTATCCTACCataaatttattaatttcagaGGAGTAAATCTACGTTTTACTTAGTTTAAGCGAGGGAGACTTCGCTCGCTAAACGTCCGTAGGAACTTGATGCCCTCAAGCTAATCACTAAAAATGCGACTATTTTGTCACGGAAGATGATTTTTTGCCAAATCGGCAAAATGAAGGCGGTCAACCCAACAAAGTGCCATAAAGCGTGctttttaaagagaaacaaaGTCTTGTCCGCCCTCATTTATGCGAATAGACAAAACAGATCATACGCGTCGAAAAAGTTGTATCCtcagatttaattaaaataaaattaaaagtaatgaaaataattgagtCTCTGACCATACTTAACTCCGATGTGTTCCCTCTGATGATGGCGCAAGCCGAAAAGCCTCAGGgatgaaataaataataaaaaaaatcgcgtCAGAGATTCAATTCttttcattacttttaattttatttatttttatttctttttatatttGCCGCCTCTCCAAGCATGTTTAAATATCAGATGTAATTTGATCTGCAATAGAAAATAAGGGCCCATTGAGATGCAAATATTTGAACCATACAACAGAGACTTTGAAACGGTTCCAGTTTAGTTTCATCTTCTGAGGTCTATTTCAAGTATTACTGATGGTGAATCATCACAATTAATGATCCTTCATATGCTCTTTTATATGCCATCATTAGTTCAAGTCGACTTTTTTTCTAAGCTGATACAATTGAACGTATCTACATGCATGTACTTCATTAATACTTATGAGCAATCAAATGCTCGAAACTTACCCCTAGGTTAGAAAGCACGAAATTAACACGGTTTTATGTGCGTTTTTATTTTCAGGATAATATGTCAATTGGCTTTAGTGATGCTGGAGTTTGGCGCAGACTGCGCTTATGCGATATTCATAGCTGATAATATCAAAGAGGTTGGTTGTCAAGCCGTTTTTAAGTACTCCTTGCAAATTTAAGGGTCATTCAAatggactgcactttgcaatttggaactataaattctggctcttccggaaaaatacgtatgtgcatagggaaactaatggcacatacgttgtttttcaaccgggccgaaatttatggttccaaattgcaaaatgcagtccaaatgatcatGCATAGAAAAGAAGCTTTGTAAATTGCCAAAGGTACGTAGCCCAACCTCCAAAGGACTTCTCGCCCGCAAAAGGTTTTTTTCTGGATCATATTTCAAACGTTTAAACAAGCGGGCTCATTACTTTCCTTTACCGTAAAAGTCATGAAATTTATCCATGTAAATTTCTAGGACGagccataaaaaataaaaattatgggTATCGGAGAGGTTACGATGAAAATGTAGCGAGTCTTATTTTGTTCTGAAGGGCCTGTCTTTTTAGTAAACACTGAAAATGCTTTCAAATAAAGTCACTCTCGCTGAATTTACGATTAACTTTACGTATTACTTATAAATTACTATGCAACTATGAATGCTTACTTATAAATTACTGATAAATTTCAGATTTGTGACCACATCTTCTCTCCGGCTCCTGTGCGATTTTACCTGTTGTGCTTACTCGGGCCTTTGATCTTGATGTGTTGGATCAGGAATTTGAAGTTCCTGGCGCCAGGGTCAACCTTAGGGACTGGCTGCGCAATAGGGTGCGTGGGGTTTGTATTTTATTTCGTATTCTCGCAGCCCATTCACGCTCGAGGGGAGAAAAGCGGCCGGTCACTGACGGACTTCTCGCTTTTCTTCGGCCAAGTTCTCTTCGCATTTGGAGCTTACGGAATGGTGAGTGTCAAGGAAATCTCAAATAACATCTTTATAATAGTCCGGGATATTATAATAGATTTACGTACCTActtaccgcccatgggccgcatTTATTTTGCctcccccttctcattcgttttgaaacatcggtacaaaccattaagtgaacgtgccggaggaggaggggtgcataagacgcgtttactcgtgttgggaacttttttgtgaaagccctgtcaacactagcaaaaattcacggaactttgggtgaaagttaaattccgtgaacctatctctgtgtggacaaggcctttcatttacaagaaatgaacgaaaaaattgagaaaaaatgaacatgcatgtggtttaataattttaatttccgcctcTACGCCaacgccaaccgcactgtgtttggcgaaATGTATGAAGTAtcccgacagtcttgtaggcgctaggcgtttcacgccgaccgttgCTGACCGCTCTGTTGTtgaagcaatgcgtgaagtattcatgcagtcttgtaggcgctatgcgtttcacgccaaccgctgctgaccgcacaacgttttgcgcaatgcgtgaagtattcatgcagtcctgtaggcgctaagaTGTGCTTCAAGCTGACCGGCGCGCcaagggcttttccttttcatctcaagtccccgtcatcattgctctctgcgccgcgccgctctaaGCCCAATTGACTTGGAGTGGTACAATTTTCCTAAATCATAAAATTGCCCTGAGTTAATAAAGATCTAATTTCATAAGTTATGTGTAGGATATCTAATGTTGTATGTTGATACCGGGTTTTAAACTGACTTAACCAGGTAACAGTgtaaaaatcaacttttaattGCAGGTTGTTtcgttaaagaatagaatgaggAGGCCTGCCAGTTTTGGATCTCCCTTAGGTGTTTTAAACGTGGCAATGGTCCCAAATGTGGTACTCTATGTTGTCATGGGCCTCTTCGGTTACCTGGCATATGGAAGCCAAACTAAAAGCTCCATCACATTGAACCTACCGCAGACAGGATTGTAAGTAATGGAAGGCGACTTAAAGAATTTTAAGTGCACTTCAAGCACTATAATTACCTAAACGAGAAGTACCCAAAAGGAGATGCTTCAATTTTACTGTCCTCGTTTCACAAAAACTTCGATTTATTGCTGGTTTTAGCCTTTTATGaggactttttttttgaaaaataagaatgcTGGTCCGTACACTAATCATTAAACATGATTCAAATAAAGATTAAGCTAATGTATGTAAATAACAGACACAATTAGTACTTATAGTCCACGCAACGAAAAGTGGTGGGTGAGGGGCGGAGCCAGGCCGGTCTAGTCtatcgttgaagggttgaagggttgaagcgcaggtataCGGGGTaatacctgcgcttcaacccttcaactATAGACTGGACCGGCCGACTGGctccgcccctcacccgccacttttcgtggcgtggactaTAGTATCCGGCaacactgataaaaattaaCTTAATAGATTTCTAGACCGTGATAAAACATACAATTTGAGGTGAGAGAGCTCATATACCGTCACCTTACGGCCAATGTATCCCAAGAGTCATACGACGTGTccaatttccaccgccattttatttttaacagagGAATTTTgcacgaagctgtccgaaaatttcactaaattttctttgtgctgccgataaaattcagtgaaattttcaaacagaactGACCAGCGATTgctctgtaaaaaagtaaaatagcgACGGGAATTTTGAGACGTCACAtgacacttgtgatactttggccggtgGGTGACGATACATGGTTATGATACTTGtagtgaaattaaaatttaggtaAATCAAGTTatctaatatttttaatttttaatgtacTCAAATTGAATAatgcttttcttttctttctttctagcATCGGAGATTTGATTCGGATACTGATGGCTGGATCCATTTTTACAACGTACCCGCTCTGTAATTACATAGTTATCGAGCAACTTTGGCACAAAAATTTGGCATTGAAATTTAATGACAGCAACCGTCTGGTTTTCTGGGAGTATGTCTTCCGAACGGCTGTAACTTGTGCAAACAGTAAGTTTTATTCCTCAAAACCTTGTACACTCAGAGGCTAAAATTCTTTGAGGATGGTGGTCGATTTCAAAAGTTtaattctcattatttttttattcccaaAATTGGTATCCtgataatttaaatttgaaatctaTTGATCTTCCCCATGCATTGcggcaaattggacgtatttctgccaaacaggattaagtgcattaagacatgagccttgtggcccataagaatatatgcaccacagggctcacgtcataatgcagatATTTTTGTTTGGCAGAAACATTTCCAGTTATGGTTTGTCTCCCAATGATTTTACATGCAGATCATATTTACAAAATGCCTCTAAATTAGCATGTTCAATATGTTTCAGTCGCCTGCTGTATTGCAGTACCAAATTTGGAGTTAATTATGGCACTATCGGGATCATTGATGGTGCCTACTCTTGGTGTATGGTTGCCTAGCATCACACACACTCTCACATTTTGGAATAAATACAAAGGAattaaatttgcatttttcctCTCAAGAACCGTCATCTTAGTGCTCGTAGGTTTATTTGCGTCCGTGGTTTCTCTCAGCACAACCGTCCGAGAAATTTACGGAACTGCTTTCTAGTCCTCAACCCACTCAGATCTGTGATTTTtaatacttaaaatattttgtatcaatgttgtaaaaatatactgtacttagtttttttttttttaaaaaccggctTTGCTTAATTTTCCCCTTTATAATATGTTCCTCAATGTGTGTAAAAACttgcaattttatcattttggcagctgaaaatgtttgatgtaagaagaaaaatggcagaaaaaaaGGAGCGAAGTAAATTGACCATTTTTTTGTGGGCTTACGTTTGTGACAGAGGGATACAAAAGAATTGTATTttaaatcttcaattttgaaccTCTACTTTTATGGCTTACAATTTTACTATAAGTGTATTGTATAAAACATGAAAagaccattttgaaaaatattgagaaatgcTCTTAATAAAAATACTAGACTTGTGGCAACGTCGCGCTCATGACAATGTTGAGACACTCACTCATGAGACTTCACACTAATAAGATGTTAATGCTGCATATAcaaacaattgaaggcgttttggctgcGCATTCTTCACAACGAGGCTCATTCCGCCATTGGGCATTGTGATACTCAAATGAGGAAGGTTTCCGCAAAGGGCTCGAATTATCCCTCCTAAAGATTCTCGACACCATAAATCTCGTAATTAGTTTATTGGCACCAATACACAGAGAAGTATAACTTGTGAAGTGCGGCATCATGAAATGGCAGTAAAAATTTAAGTTCCATTTACTCGcagattttttgtaatttttctctttatattTGTTCTCTCTTTAAgatgttttaatttcttttattgGCCAATTTAATTGAATTTCGAAACGCTTATTTGGAAAATAGGCTAGCTGCACTTACA is a window from the Bemisia tabaci chromosome 5, PGI_BMITA_v3 genome containing:
- the LOC109031974 gene encoding proton-coupled amino acid transporter-like protein acs isoform X1 codes for the protein MELSWSRDKMGYSQAATDEDSNKKNPENGEDYEPYDHEPPGKTASYFEALLILIKASVGTGVLGMPRAFYNAGYILGFMGTVFAGILSTVTVHLISASEHELCRRKRIPQMSYPETVEAAFEHGPGNSKRFKNTARIICQLALVMLEFGADCAYAIFIADNIKEICDHIFSPAPVRFYLLCLLGPLILMCWIRNLKFLAPGSTLGTGCAIGCVGFVFYFVFSQPIHARGEKSGRSLTDFSLFFGQVLFAFGAYGMVVSLKNRMRRPASFGSPLGVLNVAMVPNVVLYVVMGLFGYLAYGSQTKSSITLNLPQTGFIGDLIRILMAGSIFTTYPLCNYIVIEQLWHKNLALKFNDSNRLVFWEYVFRTAVTCANIACCIAVPNLELIMALSGSLMVPTLGVWLPSITHTLTFWNKYKGIKFAFFLSRTVILVLVGLFASVVSLSTTVREIYGTAF
- the LOC109031974 gene encoding proton-coupled amino acid transporter-like protein acs isoform X2, translating into MGYSQAATDEDSNKKNPENGEDYEPYDHEPPGKTASYFEALLILIKASVGTGVLGMPRAFYNAGYILGFMGTVFAGILSTVTVHLISASEHELCRRKRIPQMSYPETVEAAFEHGPGNSKRFKNTARIICQLALVMLEFGADCAYAIFIADNIKEICDHIFSPAPVRFYLLCLLGPLILMCWIRNLKFLAPGSTLGTGCAIGCVGFVFYFVFSQPIHARGEKSGRSLTDFSLFFGQVLFAFGAYGMVVSLKNRMRRPASFGSPLGVLNVAMVPNVVLYVVMGLFGYLAYGSQTKSSITLNLPQTGFIGDLIRILMAGSIFTTYPLCNYIVIEQLWHKNLALKFNDSNRLVFWEYVFRTAVTCANIACCIAVPNLELIMALSGSLMVPTLGVWLPSITHTLTFWNKYKGIKFAFFLSRTVILVLVGLFASVVSLSTTVREIYGTAF